In the Candidatus Electrothrix sp. GW3-4 genome, one interval contains:
- the leuS gene encoding leucine--tRNA ligase, which produces MSNTAQEPRKYDFKAIEAKWQQHWQETKSYKVSEDPDREKYYLLEMFPYPSGRIHMGHVRNYSIGDVIARYKRMQGFNVLHPMGWDAFGLPAENAALKHGVHPAQWTYENISYMREQLKAMGLSYDWDREIATCHPEYYRWEQLVFLQLLEKGLVYRKKTTVNWCEDCATVLAREQVIDGCCWRCDQQVVPKNMYGWFLKITDYADELLADLEQLGGWPEKVVTMQRNWIGRSQGLACDFQVEGEEEKIKIFTTRPDTIYGVTFMSLAVEHPLVDTLITGTEHEQPVRAFIEQTLVEKQRMAVDQEPEKHGVFTGKYCINPFNGDRIPIYVANFVLMEYGTGAVMAVPAHDQRDFEFARKYTLPVRPVVQPEDKLDGNSMDAAWEGDGVLADSAEFSGLASAEAKKAIIEHAEQQGFGQAHITYRLRDWGISRQRYWGAPIPVIHCDICGVVSVPAEQLPVLLPGSQPPYGSHAPLHQQEEFYRVTCPKCGQPAQRETDTMDTFMESSWYFGRYTSPRNENAPLDKEAAQYWLAVDQYIGGVEHAILHLLYARFFTKILRDLGYLNIDEPFNNLLTQGMVIKDGSKMSKSKGNVVDPHDLITQYGADTVRLFSLFAAPPERDLEWNAQGVEGSFRFLNRVFRLVQANLDCFAASDREREGGDAVQGDVLASSDRQLHRKTHQTIQRVTDSIETNFHFNTAISGVMELVNQITAATGGGAKKPVESAVLREALQTVLMLLFPMVPHFCQELWESTGHHQALDQQQWPEYDPEAVKEDELTIVVQINGKVRSRLQVAADIGEEDIKQKALDDERIKNFIGDNPVKKIIVVKGKLVNIVI; this is translated from the coding sequence ATGAGTAACACAGCACAGGAACCCCGAAAATACGACTTTAAGGCCATTGAGGCCAAATGGCAGCAGCACTGGCAGGAAACAAAATCGTACAAGGTGAGTGAAGACCCGGATCGGGAGAAATATTATTTGCTGGAGATGTTTCCCTACCCCTCTGGCCGGATTCACATGGGACATGTCCGCAACTATTCCATCGGTGATGTGATTGCTCGTTATAAACGGATGCAGGGTTTTAATGTGCTCCATCCTATGGGCTGGGATGCCTTTGGTCTGCCTGCGGAAAATGCCGCTCTTAAGCACGGTGTGCACCCTGCGCAGTGGACCTATGAGAATATCAGCTATATGCGCGAGCAGCTCAAGGCAATGGGGCTAAGTTATGACTGGGATCGAGAGATCGCCACCTGCCATCCTGAGTATTATCGCTGGGAGCAGCTGGTCTTTTTGCAGCTCCTGGAAAAAGGGTTGGTCTATCGGAAAAAGACCACGGTGAATTGGTGTGAGGACTGTGCCACAGTTTTGGCCCGTGAACAGGTTATTGACGGCTGCTGCTGGCGTTGTGATCAGCAGGTGGTGCCGAAAAATATGTATGGCTGGTTCCTCAAAATCACCGATTATGCTGATGAGCTTCTGGCGGATCTTGAGCAGCTCGGCGGGTGGCCGGAAAAGGTGGTCACCATGCAGCGCAACTGGATCGGGAGGAGCCAAGGCCTTGCCTGTGATTTTCAGGTAGAAGGAGAGGAAGAGAAGATCAAGATTTTCACAACACGGCCTGACACTATTTACGGGGTCACCTTTATGTCCCTGGCTGTGGAGCATCCCCTTGTCGACACCCTGATTACCGGAACAGAACATGAACAGCCGGTTCGCGCATTCATTGAGCAGACCCTGGTGGAAAAACAGCGGATGGCTGTGGATCAGGAACCGGAAAAGCACGGTGTCTTTACCGGGAAATACTGTATCAATCCTTTTAACGGCGATCGGATTCCCATCTATGTGGCCAATTTTGTGCTCATGGAGTACGGCACTGGCGCTGTTATGGCCGTGCCTGCCCATGATCAACGGGACTTTGAGTTTGCCCGTAAATATACGTTGCCTGTGCGCCCGGTGGTGCAGCCGGAGGACAAGCTGGATGGCAACAGTATGGACGCAGCATGGGAAGGCGATGGTGTCTTGGCTGATTCAGCGGAATTCAGCGGCCTGGCTTCGGCAGAGGCGAAAAAGGCCATTATTGAGCATGCAGAACAACAGGGCTTCGGTCAGGCGCATATCACCTATCGCCTCCGGGACTGGGGAATTTCCCGGCAGCGCTATTGGGGTGCCCCTATTCCGGTTATTCATTGTGATATCTGCGGAGTAGTTTCGGTTCCTGCGGAACAACTTCCTGTGCTCTTGCCAGGCTCCCAGCCGCCCTATGGTAGCCATGCCCCCTTGCATCAACAGGAGGAATTTTATCGCGTAACCTGTCCAAAATGCGGCCAGCCTGCACAACGGGAGACCGATACTATGGATACCTTTATGGAATCTTCCTGGTATTTTGGGCGCTACACCAGTCCGCGTAATGAGAACGCACCTCTTGATAAGGAGGCCGCCCAATACTGGCTGGCCGTGGACCAGTATATCGGTGGGGTGGAGCACGCAATCCTTCATCTCCTCTATGCCCGTTTTTTTACCAAGATCCTGCGTGATCTTGGCTATCTCAATATTGATGAACCGTTTAATAATCTCCTTACCCAGGGCATGGTGATCAAGGACGGCTCCAAGATGTCTAAGTCCAAAGGTAATGTGGTAGATCCGCATGACCTGATAACCCAGTACGGTGCCGACACCGTCCGTCTTTTTTCTTTGTTCGCAGCTCCACCGGAGAGGGATTTGGAATGGAATGCGCAAGGGGTTGAGGGCAGTTTCCGTTTTCTCAATCGGGTGTTCCGCCTGGTTCAGGCCAACCTGGATTGTTTTGCTGCTTCAGACAGGGAGAGAGAAGGAGGAGACGCAGTACAAGGAGATGTACTGGCATCGTCCGATCGACAGCTTCATCGCAAGACTCATCAGACCATTCAGCGGGTTACCGATAGTATTGAAACGAATTTTCATTTTAATACCGCCATCTCAGGGGTGATGGAGCTGGTAAATCAAATTACTGCTGCTACGGGGGGCGGGGCAAAAAAGCCTGTTGAAAGTGCAGTGCTCAGAGAAGCCCTGCAGACCGTGCTGATGCTCCTTTTTCCGATGGTCCCCCATTTTTGCCAAGAACTCTGGGAGAGCACAGGTCATCATCAAGCCTTGGACCAGCAACAATGGCCTGAATATGATCCAGAGGCGGTTAAGGAAGACGAGTTGACCATTGTGGTGCAGATAAATGGCAAGGTGCGCTCCCGTTTACAGGTCGCAGCGGACATTGGCGAGGAAGATATCAAGCAGAAGGCGTTAGATGATGAACGGATAAAGAATTTTATTGGTGATAATCCTGTGAAAAAAATTATTGTGGTTAAGGGGAAACTTGTTAATATTGTCATCTAG
- a CDS encoding adenine deaminase C-terminal domain-containing protein gives MVVADPDRDILKVAVIERHHATGNVGIGFVQGFGIKQGAIASTIAHDSHNLIVVGVDDASMMLAIKKIFEMQGGLVVTGEERVLEALPLPVAGLMTTEPAEKVCIQLQGLEKAAGQLGGTVKNPFMLLSFLALPVIPELKITDKGLVDVLKFSRVPLQGDRVKNKKIL, from the coding sequence ATGGTGGTTGCTGATCCTGATCGCGATATCTTGAAGGTTGCGGTTATTGAGCGACATCATGCCACCGGTAATGTGGGGATCGGTTTTGTTCAGGGTTTTGGCATTAAGCAGGGGGCTATAGCCTCTACTATTGCCCACGATTCTCATAATTTGATCGTCGTTGGTGTCGATGATGCCTCCATGATGCTGGCGATAAAAAAGATATTTGAGATGCAGGGGGGGCTGGTGGTAACAGGAGAAGAACGAGTCCTTGAGGCCCTTCCCTTGCCGGTTGCCGGGCTGATGACAACAGAGCCTGCTGAGAAGGTCTGCATTCAGCTTCAGGGGCTTGAGAAGGCTGCTGGTCAGCTGGGGGGGACAGTGAAAAATCCTTTCATGCTCCTCAGTTTTCTTGCTCTGCCCGTTATTCCAGAGTTGAAAATTACGGATAAAGGCCTTGTTGATGTGCTCAAATTCAGCAGAGTCCCTTTGCAAGGAGATAGGGTGAAAAATAAAAAAATACTATAA
- the lptE gene encoding LPS assembly lipoprotein LptE: MTGKIRSLLFFLCIFLLLGGCGYYFPNVYTGPEMLVYMPNWKNRTDKLGIDNSMYQSLSAWFQKSEKINLTKEREAADLVLAGEIISIDLPGIGWDTDAQTTDVKVELHLRYVLKNLKTGKILWEVPNDIWTENYNTLTDRADTEDEAVEEILDEVSEKIYLGTLTKIRKMNRELLLDEAKDR, from the coding sequence GTGACTGGTAAAATACGAAGCTTGCTGTTTTTTCTCTGTATTTTTCTCTTGCTCGGTGGCTGTGGGTATTATTTCCCCAATGTATATACCGGCCCTGAGATGCTGGTGTACATGCCGAACTGGAAAAATCGTACGGATAAATTAGGTATTGATAACAGTATGTACCAATCCCTGTCTGCCTGGTTTCAGAAGTCGGAAAAAATTAATCTGACTAAGGAGCGGGAGGCTGCTGATCTGGTGCTTGCCGGGGAAATTATCTCTATTGATCTCCCTGGGATAGGGTGGGATACAGATGCGCAGACAACGGATGTGAAGGTTGAATTGCATTTGCGCTATGTGCTCAAAAATCTCAAGACCGGCAAGATTCTTTGGGAAGTGCCCAATGACATCTGGACAGAGAATTATAATACCTTGACAGACCGGGCAGACACGGAAGACGAGGCGGTTGAAGAGATCCTTGATGAGGTTTCAGAGAAAATTTATCTTGGAACGCTGACAAAAATACGGAAGATGAATAGAGAGCTGTTGCTTGACGAGGCGAAGGATAGATAA
- the greA gene encoding transcription elongation factor GreA has translation MVERIPMSKTGHVQLKEELEQLEKVERHEVVKAIESARAHGDLKENAEYHAAKERQGMIEGRIMELKDKLGRAEVIDCTKVSTNRAVFGAVVTLMDMESDDEVTYQLLGPEEADVKKGSISVLAPLGRSILGKEVGDEVVTKTPGGVREFEVVEIQPGSAC, from the coding sequence ATGGTTGAACGTATCCCCATGTCCAAAACCGGACACGTACAGTTGAAAGAAGAGCTTGAGCAGTTGGAAAAGGTGGAGCGCCATGAAGTTGTCAAGGCGATTGAAAGTGCTCGTGCCCACGGAGACCTGAAAGAAAACGCCGAGTACCATGCAGCCAAAGAGCGGCAGGGGATGATCGAAGGGCGGATCATGGAACTGAAAGATAAGCTCGGCAGGGCTGAAGTGATCGATTGCACAAAGGTCAGCACCAATCGGGCTGTCTTTGGCGCGGTTGTCACCCTGATGGACATGGAGAGCGATGACGAGGTGACCTATCAGCTGCTCGGTCCAGAAGAAGCGGATGTGAAAAAAGGCTCCATATCGGTTTTGGCTCCCCTGGGACGTTCCATCTTAGGGAAAGAAGTAGGGGACGAGGTGGTGACCAAGACGCCGGGCGGTGTTCGGGAATTTGAAGTCGTGGAGATTCAACCTGGCTCTGCCTGCTGA
- a CDS encoding roadblock/LC7 domain-containing protein: protein MNYGVVSQEQLEKIDEILSEQLIKIGVDCVIIIDMAGNIITAKDNGTSKYDVYSFAALAAGNFATVDAMAKLVGEQEFSLLFHKGTDCNIHFSKIDEELLLITMFGKHISLGFLRLNVVKALEQIRKLWAGK, encoded by the coding sequence ATGAATTACGGTGTAGTCAGCCAGGAACAGCTAGAAAAGATTGATGAAATCCTGTCGGAGCAGCTCATCAAGATAGGAGTGGACTGTGTCATCATTATTGACATGGCAGGGAACATTATTACGGCTAAGGACAATGGCACTTCCAAATATGATGTTTATTCATTCGCAGCTCTGGCAGCCGGTAACTTCGCCACAGTAGATGCTATGGCGAAATTGGTCGGAGAGCAGGAGTTTTCCTTACTCTTTCATAAGGGCACGGATTGTAATATCCATTTTTCGAAAATCGACGAGGAACTTTTGCTGATCACCATGTTCGGTAAGCATATTTCGCTTGGTTTTCTCAGGCTGAATGTTGTTAAGGCACTGGAACAGATAAGAAAACTCTGGGCTGGTAAGTAA
- a CDS encoding DUF2232 domain-containing protein, giving the protein MGRNGKTSQQKSPFLAARPLLVAFFFFLPIALPGLIGWLNGLLAVPIFLLFQTAADERKTGRLIGNGLLLAGLGSLLLGRFSMFLFTLTMVPLGYSLHQSLARRKSLAEAGGAGVMVLGITWLSFWSAYGILSGTNPYIGLLTDMDAFMEQVVVVYRTSSDLPADVLYSFEQMIAGVRMLLPKILPGLLGGMVLITVCMNMVICRGLLKKLAPEKACWPPYSAWRLPDKVAWLLILAFALLLVGKAGGKNAGTSLLLVSGLLYFFQGVAVVMHTLNRWHLPRAFRLFAYVVLAFQRYGVLLVAIVGLADTWADFRKLDQEDKTE; this is encoded by the coding sequence ATGGGACGCAATGGCAAGACCTCGCAGCAGAAGAGCCCTTTTTTAGCTGCCCGGCCACTGTTGGTGGCTTTTTTCTTTTTTTTGCCGATAGCCCTTCCTGGCTTGATTGGCTGGTTGAACGGCCTGCTTGCCGTGCCGATCTTTCTGCTGTTCCAAACAGCTGCTGATGAAAGGAAGACAGGGCGGCTGATCGGAAATGGGCTGTTGCTGGCAGGTCTTGGTTCCCTCTTGCTGGGGCGTTTTTCGATGTTTCTCTTTACATTGACGATGGTTCCCTTGGGATACAGCTTGCATCAGAGCTTAGCACGACGAAAAAGCCTGGCAGAAGCCGGGGGGGCCGGAGTTATGGTGCTGGGTATTACGTGGCTCTCCTTTTGGTCTGCCTATGGCATCCTGTCCGGGACGAATCCCTATATCGGTCTGCTTACTGATATGGACGCCTTTATGGAGCAGGTCGTTGTGGTGTATCGGACGAGTTCTGACCTGCCCGCAGATGTTCTCTATAGTTTTGAGCAGATGATAGCGGGGGTGCGTATGCTTCTGCCGAAGATCCTGCCTGGCCTTCTTGGAGGCATGGTCCTGATAACCGTCTGTATGAACATGGTTATCTGTAGAGGCTTGCTCAAAAAGCTGGCACCGGAAAAGGCCTGTTGGCCGCCATACAGTGCGTGGCGATTGCCGGATAAGGTAGCATGGCTCCTTATTCTCGCCTTTGCCCTACTTCTTGTTGGCAAAGCAGGAGGGAAAAATGCAGGCACCAGTTTACTCCTCGTATCAGGGCTCTTGTATTTTTTTCAGGGCGTAGCTGTTGTTATGCATACCCTGAATCGCTGGCATCTCCCGCGCGCTTTTCGTCTTTTTGCCTATGTGGTTCTCGCGTTCCAGCGCTATGGCGTGCTGTTGGTGGCTATTGTCGGACTAGCTGATACCTGGGCTGATTTTCGCAAGTTGGACCAAGAAGATAAAACAGAATGA
- the rpsR gene encoding 30S ribosomal protein S18, whose protein sequence is MAPRKKVFYRRKVCRFCADKELTIDYKDVKVLKGFVTERGKIIPKRIYGTCAAHQRQLTEAIKRARHLALMPYTGSIQY, encoded by the coding sequence ATGGCTCCCCGTAAGAAAGTATTTTACCGAAGAAAAGTTTGTAGATTTTGTGCTGATAAAGAGCTGACCATCGATTATAAGGATGTGAAGGTCCTGAAAGGTTTTGTGACAGAACGTGGCAAAATTATTCCAAAACGGATTTACGGCACCTGTGCAGCGCACCAGCGCCAGCTGACCGAGGCCATCAAGCGGGCTCGTCATCTTGCCCTGATGCCCTATACCGGTTCTATTCAGTACTAA
- the rpsF gene encoding 30S ribosomal protein S6: MRHYETTYILRPNLGEEQFTEIIERTNAIVQDDKGSIIDIDRWGMKRLAYEIKKETQGYYVYMSYAAPGSTIQEIERIFRIDDRVLRYLTVKLAEEIDAEGIDQEKERIAAVAAAKAAEAEELAKQNEEANDEGDKPEEKAVSEESDAPKQEQQDDAAE; the protein is encoded by the coding sequence ATGCGTCATTACGAAACAACGTACATTCTTCGTCCTAATCTGGGCGAGGAGCAGTTTACAGAGATTATTGAACGAACCAACGCCATTGTGCAGGATGATAAGGGTTCAATTATTGATATTGATCGCTGGGGCATGAAAAGATTGGCCTATGAGATCAAAAAGGAAACGCAGGGCTACTATGTCTATATGAGCTACGCTGCTCCTGGAAGCACGATTCAGGAGATTGAGCGTATTTTCCGCATTGATGACAGGGTGCTCCGCTATCTGACCGTGAAATTGGCAGAAGAAATAGATGCTGAGGGGATAGATCAGGAAAAAGAGCGAATTGCCGCTGTTGCTGCTGCGAAGGCTGCTGAGGCAGAAGAACTTGCCAAGCAGAATGAAGAGGCTAATGACGAGGGCGACAAGCCAGAAGAGAAGGCTGTTTCCGAGGAGAGCGATGCTCCGAAACAAGAACAGCAAGATGATGCAGCTGAATAA
- the rplI gene encoding 50S ribosomal protein L9 — translation MEVILKKTIDTLGREGEIVNVKPGYARNYLIPQNMAATVNKASLARLQREQEAIEKRRAEEKKNAEKLAAQLENMTVVITRKVGREGRLFGSVSAGDIAAQLAEQGVTLDRRAIMLADPIKNTGATRITVKVGYQMSTEITVQVAPEVEAEED, via the coding sequence ATGGAAGTTATACTGAAAAAAACAATTGATACCCTCGGGCGAGAAGGGGAAATTGTCAACGTGAAGCCCGGTTATGCGCGCAATTATCTTATTCCGCAAAATATGGCTGCTACGGTGAACAAGGCCAGTCTGGCCCGTTTGCAGCGAGAGCAGGAGGCTATTGAAAAGCGCCGTGCAGAAGAAAAAAAGAATGCAGAAAAGCTTGCCGCCCAGCTTGAGAATATGACCGTTGTGATCACCCGCAAAGTGGGCCGTGAAGGACGTCTGTTCGGCTCTGTGAGTGCCGGGGATATTGCAGCTCAGCTGGCAGAGCAGGGTGTTACCCTGGATCGGCGGGCGATCATGCTGGCTGATCCTATTAAAAATACTGGTGCGACAAGGATTACCGTCAAGGTCGGCTATCAGATGAGTACTGAGATCACGGTGCAGGTTGCTCCTGAAGTAGAAGCTGAAGAGGATTAA
- the dnaB gene encoding replicative DNA helicase has protein sequence MSDSSAFFENGGSSTASPAPKMIPPQNVEAEQALLGTILIQDKSLLKVVELLSPDDFYRDAHKLLFEAMVSLFERSEPHDLVTVTSLLRDQNRLEQIGGAAYITSLTDVIPFTGMLVHHARIIREKSILRRLIATSSDVAARCYDAQDDLEALVDKAEQTIFEIAQAKKKQGFEPMSKIVPKAFDRVTKLAERKEHITGISTGYDELDRMTAGLQPADLIILAGRPSMGKTALAMNMVQHAALINKVPVAVFSLEMSMEQLALRMLCSVGRIDAQRIRTGHLQEHDWPKLTRATGMLADSPVYIDDTAGMTVLEMRAKARRLKSEHDLGLVVVDYLQLMQGKSKIENRTQEISDISRSLKAMAKELDVPVIALSQLNRSLESRTDKRPQLSDLRESGAIEQDADVIMFIYRDEVYNKAEDNPNRGIAELIVGKQRNGPIGTVKLTFLGHITTFESYTNQDPPMGYE, from the coding sequence GTGTCTGATAGTTCAGCCTTCTTTGAAAATGGAGGCTCCTCAACTGCTTCTCCTGCCCCCAAAATGATTCCGCCCCAAAATGTGGAAGCGGAACAGGCCTTGCTCGGTACTATCCTGATTCAGGATAAGTCTCTGTTAAAAGTGGTCGAACTCCTTTCCCCTGATGATTTTTATCGGGATGCCCATAAGCTGCTCTTTGAAGCTATGGTCAGTCTCTTTGAACGTAGTGAACCGCATGACTTAGTGACTGTGACGAGCTTGCTGCGTGATCAGAATCGATTAGAGCAGATCGGAGGTGCTGCGTATATAACATCGCTTACTGATGTTATACCCTTTACCGGAATGCTCGTCCATCATGCCAGGATTATACGGGAGAAGTCCATCCTGAGGAGGCTTATCGCGACCAGTAGCGATGTGGCGGCCCGCTGCTATGATGCGCAAGATGACCTTGAGGCCCTCGTGGATAAGGCCGAGCAAACGATTTTTGAAATAGCTCAGGCCAAAAAAAAGCAGGGGTTTGAGCCCATGTCAAAGATTGTTCCTAAGGCCTTTGATCGGGTAACAAAACTGGCAGAGCGCAAGGAGCATATTACCGGTATCTCAACCGGATATGATGAGTTGGACCGAATGACCGCAGGGCTTCAGCCCGCAGACCTGATTATCCTGGCTGGCCGACCGTCAATGGGAAAGACCGCCTTGGCTATGAATATGGTGCAGCATGCTGCCCTGATTAACAAGGTGCCGGTGGCGGTATTCAGCCTGGAGATGTCTATGGAGCAACTTGCCCTGCGTATGCTCTGCTCGGTGGGCCGGATTGATGCGCAACGGATCCGTACTGGTCATTTGCAAGAGCATGACTGGCCCAAGCTGACCCGGGCCACAGGTATGCTTGCTGACTCCCCTGTTTACATTGATGATACCGCTGGCATGACGGTCCTGGAGATGCGTGCCAAGGCCAGACGTTTGAAATCCGAGCACGATCTTGGTCTCGTGGTGGTGGATTATCTTCAGCTCATGCAGGGAAAGTCCAAGATTGAAAATCGCACCCAGGAGATCAGTGATATTTCTCGCTCTCTTAAAGCGATGGCCAAAGAACTGGATGTCCCGGTTATTGCCCTGTCCCAGTTAAACCGAAGCCTGGAGAGTCGAACGGATAAGCGGCCCCAGCTTTCTGATCTGCGCGAGTCGGGAGCTATTGAGCAGGATGCGGATGTTATTATGTTTATCTATAGAGACGAGGTCTATAATAAAGCTGAAGATAATCCTAATCGGGGCATTGCCGAGTTAATTGTCGGGAAACAGCGTAACGGCCCAATTGGCACGGTGAAATTGACCTTTCTCGGCCATATTACCACCTTTGAAAGTTATACGAATCAAGATCCACCTATGGGGTATGAGTAG
- a CDS encoding GTPase domain-containing protein, translating to MSFINLREKIVQVKVVYYGPGRGGKTSNLEYINRKFSKQIQSEMVSLKTHGDRTLFFDFLPFDMGKIKGYELKIQLYTVPGQVKYNATRKLVLKGVDGLVFVADAQEAMREKNIRSLNQLHENLKSYKESIFKIPLVMQYNKVDLRNQGIPVLPTAVLEKDLNSKLKVPSFEASALTGYNVPETLKKIISSTVVSVQKKLL from the coding sequence TTGAGCTTTATTAATCTACGCGAGAAAATCGTACAGGTAAAAGTCGTTTACTACGGTCCAGGCAGGGGTGGAAAGACCTCTAACCTTGAATATATCAATCGTAAATTTAGCAAGCAGATCCAGTCGGAAATGGTCAGCCTGAAGACCCATGGCGACCGAACCTTATTTTTTGATTTTCTTCCTTTTGATATGGGGAAGATTAAGGGATACGAGTTGAAAATACAGCTTTATACTGTACCTGGTCAGGTCAAGTACAACGCGACTCGTAAGCTGGTTTTGAAAGGGGTGGATGGCTTGGTTTTTGTTGCTGACGCCCAGGAGGCCATGCGGGAAAAGAACATACGCTCTTTGAATCAGCTGCATGAAAACCTCAAGAGCTATAAGGAGTCTATCTTTAAGATTCCTCTTGTTATGCAGTACAATAAGGTGGATCTGCGAAATCAGGGAATCCCGGTATTGCCAACAGCGGTTTTGGAGAAGGATCTGAACAGTAAATTGAAAGTTCCTTCCTTTGAAGCCAGCGCCTTGACAGGGTATAATGTTCCTGAAACACTGAAAAAGATAATTTCATCCACAGTGGTGTCGGTACAGAAGAAACTCTTGTAA
- a CDS encoding amidohydrolase family protein: protein MLNWTALGSDKALYKQLIDCAAGRIPADLVLRGGRIVHVFTGEVAQGDIAVINGCIAGIDQQGEYQGKEEIDLAGRYVCPGFIDGHIHIESSLLTPCRFAAAVVPCGTTTVICDPHEIANVCGMSGIDYMLSQSSPLTVYGLAPSCVPATHMESSGSQLSVDDIEELLERQDIIGLAEMMNFPGTIAGDPEVLEKIFSARRLGRLADGHAPGLSGKALQAYVAAGISSDHECTTLAEAWEKLRAGMAVFIREGSTARNMEALLPLFRSAAAHRCLLVTDDRHADDLVQHGHMDFLLRRAVELGADAVTAVQMVTVNPARHFRLNHLGAVAPGYRADLVVLEDLQQFQVSQVYCAGACVAEHREMVAEITDQEEASASVFALQATVRIRPDRIDLSKPADLGTSGKIRVMTCADGQIITGQAFLKAKVRGGWWLLILIAIS from the coding sequence ATGTTGAACTGGACAGCATTAGGAAGCGATAAGGCTTTGTATAAGCAGTTGATTGATTGTGCTGCTGGCCGGATACCGGCTGACCTCGTATTGCGAGGGGGGCGGATTGTCCATGTCTTTACCGGGGAGGTAGCTCAGGGAGATATCGCTGTCATTAACGGCTGTATTGCCGGGATTGATCAGCAAGGCGAATATCAGGGGAAGGAAGAAATTGATCTCGCTGGCCGTTATGTCTGTCCGGGGTTTATTGATGGGCATATTCATATTGAAAGCTCCCTGCTCACACCTTGCCGATTTGCGGCTGCTGTTGTGCCCTGTGGGACAACCACTGTCATCTGTGACCCGCATGAAATTGCCAATGTCTGCGGGATGTCCGGGATTGACTATATGCTCTCTCAATCGTCTCCCCTTACGGTGTATGGGCTGGCACCTTCCTGTGTGCCAGCAACCCATATGGAGAGCAGCGGATCCCAGTTGTCCGTTGATGATATAGAGGAGTTGCTGGAACGCCAGGATATTATCGGGTTGGCGGAGATGATGAATTTCCCTGGCACGATTGCTGGGGATCCTGAGGTGCTGGAAAAAATTTTTTCTGCTCGCAGGCTGGGACGACTTGCTGATGGTCATGCACCTGGATTGAGTGGGAAGGCCTTGCAGGCCTATGTAGCTGCTGGGATCAGTTCGGATCATGAATGTACGACCTTGGCTGAGGCCTGGGAAAAGTTGCGGGCAGGAATGGCGGTTTTTATCCGTGAAGGTTCAACCGCCCGTAATATGGAGGCGTTGCTCCCTCTTTTTCGCAGTGCGGCTGCTCACCGTTGCCTGCTGGTCACTGATGATCGTCACGCCGATGATTTGGTACAACACGGACATATGGATTTCCTGCTCCGTCGAGCAGTGGAACTCGGTGCAGATGCTGTGACAGCTGTACAGATGGTCACGGTGAACCCTGCTCGTCATTTCAGGCTAAACCATCTCGGTGCTGTTGCCCCGGGATATAGGGCTGACTTGGTGGTGCTTGAGGATCTGCAGCAGTTCCAGGTCAGCCAGGTGTATTGTGCCGGTGCATGCGTGGCTGAACACAGAGAAATGGTCGCGGAAATCACGGACCAGGAGGAAGCCTCTGCCTCTGTTTTTGCTCTGCAGGCAACGGTGAGGATTCGTCCTGATCGGATTGACCTTAGCAAGCCTGCCGACCTGGGAACGTCAGGGAAAATACGGGTGATGACTTGTGCTGATGGACAGATTATTACTGGCCAGGCCTTTCTGAAAGCGAAAGTCAGGGGGGGATGGTGGTTGCTGATCCTGATCGCGATATCTTGA